The genome window aaaaagttaagagtCTTATATCTCAGCTGACACCTCATCCTCTACACAACAAAAACGTCTAGATTCAAACCTCCCTCAGCCAACCAacgaattataaaaaaaaaaaaatcattactcaaattaaatattatatgcGTTAATTCAATGATGTCATAGTGAcgttatatatatactagcctcatcacacgtgcgaaatgaggttttttttttttaatggtcctattttgtattaaagaaaactatgtttttattttatttttttatatatataatttttattttaaaaatctaatttataagtgaataaatcaatttgaaaattaataggagggtggtcctattttttaggcaatattttagtgggagttagagttgCACTTTTACCAGattgtcttttagttttgtttctaaTTAAACATAAGAGtgtaggggcatttttgaactaaaaaaatgagaaattcaaataggaaaagtcctttaaataataaaatatagatatatatatatatatatatatatatatatatatatatataatgggttCCACTCTCAAAAAAAGAACTCTATGGTTTGAAACATATGTAATCTAATTGGGCCAAACAGTCAAAGTCCTTATTAGCATTGGGCTCTCAAGAATCACTGACTGGGCCCAGATCCAGCTACACCCATCACCTTTGCATTGGAGGTGTAGAGCCCACATTAACCAAAAATGAACCCATCATGACACCCAACCCCCACGCTCTCCATTCATGAttcatctctctccctccattcctctctctctctctctctcacctgAAAGCAAATCTGTGGGAGCGAGtgagcaaaacaaaacaaccaaccaaagaaaaaagaagcgaAACCCTAAAAAATGGATGACTATACGAGAGAGATGATGGACCTCAAGACCCTCGTCACTCGGACTCTCGAGAAGAAGGGCGTCCTCGCCAAGATCCGGGTTTAATTTCCCACTTtaacctctttctctctctctcactttttcgTTCAATTTCTGTGTTCGTTTTTCTAATTGGTAATTTTGCACCGaaatttgtcttcttctttttttgagctAATTGTGTGATAATGATAACACTTAGTTGATGTTGATTGGGTTTTTGGATTGGAAGATCCTCCATTTATTTAGGTTCAAGGAAATGTGgtaatttttggtgtaaaattATTAGGGTTTTTGATGTTGTTTAGTTTGGAGCTGAGCTGGGTTTTTGAGAATGtgagttagtttttttttttcaaaaaaaattaggttttgaTTATGAATTTTAGTTTCACGAGCAGTTGATTAATAAAGCTCTAGCTCAACTGGCACCTAGGTGGAGGTGAGGTCGCGGGTTCAAGACCCGCgggtgtgtgtaacttaccaatctTATAAAAGATCAAGGAAGATGTTTGATCTGTCCCGGTGTGCTTTTATATGTATTAGTCTGTCTACCAGTTGAAactttcttggtttttttaaaataaagtaatGCTTTTGTTTAAAGATTGGGGTTCGATTTGAAGGGCGAACAAAAGTCCATAAAATAGCTTTAGTATAAGAAGTAAAAaaggacatgtcaattaaggaagAAACGGAGAGTATGGCTTAAGATAGAATGGTGGAAAAGAGTgcccaaaattttgagactgAGGTTTGGttatatttgttgtttttgttatctatggtgtgtttttttatttttgattcaCATGTTGATTTGGGTATTGTGAATAAATATAAATGACCCTGATTACAGTTGATGAAGAATTAGTGAAGTGACTCCAATGAATTGGGATTGAGGATTAGTTGGGTTGAGTTTTATGCTTTATTACCAAGAGGAATTGAACGATTCCATCAATGTTAAAACTTTCGCTAATTGATTCATGTTGTTGGATTTTTGCTAGGCCGAACTCAGAGCAAGTGTTTTTGAGGCAATTGAAGAGGAGGATCGGGTAGTTGAAAAAGAAGAGGGTTTGCCTCCTGCATTACTTGGTAGCTGCAACGATCGTGCAAAACAACTTCATGCTTCTCCCTCAGGTTCCTCCACGAATCTATATTCTTTCCTATTTGTTTAATAAATTCAGTCCAGTTTGGATGGGTCAGGTGTAAGCAAAATTAAGGTCTTAAAGCTTCAGTCTATGCATAAAATAAGAGtccaaattaatattttgccTTTGAAACAAGACGTTTGGCATGCTATTCAGGTGATCCTTTCAGAGTAACTTTGATTCTTAACCAATGTTATCTGAGTTCTTCATGTAAAGAATAAAATGATGTGAAATGCGCCAACATGGCTTCTGTTCCACCTTAAatgttaggttttaatttttgattatgatttcttgattttcttgCCTCTTCTATTACTAACCATGCAATTGATGTGGAACATATGAAAATGGTGATGTCTTGCTGCAGAACATGATGCATCTGCATGTTACTATTGTAATTATGAGGGTTTAAAGTATTATTTATGGCAATATTTCTAATTtattcctctttcattgcactCTTTTAATTGCAGGACGGCTACTTACTGCTCTTATATGCGAATACCTAGACTGGGCGCAACTAAATCATACTCTAAAAGTTTATTTGCCAGAGTGTAATTTGGTAATTGATGTGGAACATATGAAAATTCTCGTGTGGTTTATAGTATTGCtgattttgttgcaataaattttgaactaatttgTTCAATTTGCTTCTAACTTATAAGGGGATTATTTTGTAGCAAAAAGATTCTTGGAAAGCTGAGTTGAAAGAATTTAGTAGCAAGAATGGATATGATCTCAACAGGAATGGTGATAGTGGTCCTTTGCTTTTGGATGTGCTTGAAGGATTCTTAAAGTTTGAGGT of Quercus lobata isolate SW786 chromosome 8, ValleyOak3.0 Primary Assembly, whole genome shotgun sequence contains these proteins:
- the LOC115954848 gene encoding protein TONNEAU 1a-like — encoded protein: MDDYTREMMDLKTLVTRTLEKKGVLAKIRAELRASVFEAIEEEDRVVEKEEGLPPALLGSCNDRAKQLHASPSGRLLTALICEYLDWAQLNHTLKVYLPECNLQKDSWKAELKEFSSKNGYDLNRNGDSGPLLLDVLEGFLKFENLSQARGTGRRLTAQETESLSNLESRNIRRPSSSSVGGGLPPLGRSIPSSQASDRRGGSSMSGYRKDEYSWRYDSDEHPEDVIRASAALENLQLDRKARNLTTSWRHAGDGISEDDGRADHM